In one window of Osmia lignaria lignaria isolate PbOS001 chromosome 11, iyOsmLign1, whole genome shotgun sequence DNA:
- the LOC117603673 gene encoding BRISC complex subunit FAM175B isoform X1, with product MADADFIITISGAALSLLFYENVRNCGDQMGFLLGETLEFVVKTYTDADNQIETVKIQNNIETVVTCPLPDLLHDSIGRINKENLKDFLRDKSKQVIGWFRFRRNTGLTPTMRDRILHKEFATHFSNGNCAKERFFVTCLLNSTTSDERGTHKFKHVFLRRTREIFEPVPLRINNLENNSFLQEGSDYKPPPTKRSSDLPDVFTNLIEPLNWNCVLSLNLTRTSDLESAITIQEAAEKYLNQLIPELCKSDLEVAELERQVKEFKFHKRSKVNGNSNSVAPEIKTAILRTTEEGKKSEQSSPLRKQLSDEVCDDSPTFKNHSTAASQANTINKPKNAVIYTEKSINQEKAKTNIQAVESPNQKPSFVNSNSEMKVNVTETMSNKPRRFNIQSEIVKESICKNETSMIGVGRGRNIPFHEVAEPKKARRTRGPVPTQSNNERTSHSQVARQESSEANCVQNVPFRPAYNEIAKKKQVNNTRKSDSSDNH from the exons ATGGCGGATGCTGATTTTATCATTACAATTTCGGGCGCCGCTCTTTCCTTATTGTTTTACGAAAATGTTCGTAACTGTGGAGATCAG ATGGGATTCTTATTGGGAGAAACTCTTGAATTTGTAGTGAAAACATATACAGATGCGGACAATCAGATAGAAACAGTGAAGATACAGAATA atATTGAAACTGTTGTAACTTGCCCATTGCCAGATCTTTTACATGATTCTATTGGtagaattaataaagaaaatttaaaggaTTTCTTACGTGATAAAAGTAAACAAGTAATTGGTTGGTTTCGCTTTAGGCGAAATACAGGATTGACACCAACTATGAGAGACAGAATATTACATAAAGAATTTGCAACACACTTTTCTAATGGCAATTGTGCCAAAGAAAGGTTCTTTGTTACTTGTTTATTAAACTCTACAACAAGTGATGAAAGGGGCACACATAAATTTAAACATGTATTTTTAAGACGTACAAGAGA gATATTTGAACCAGTTCCTTTAAGGATAAATAATCtagaaaataattcatttcttcAGGAAGGTTCAGATTATAAACCTCCTCCTACTAAAAGGTCATCTGATTTACCAGATGTATTTACCAACCTTATAGAGCCTTTAAA TTGGAATTGTGTTCTTAGTTTAAATTTGACAAGGACATCTGATTTGGAATCTGCTATTACTATACAAGAAGCAGCTGAAAAGTATTTGAATCAACTAATACCAGAATTATGCAAATCTGATCTTGAAGTGGCAGAGTTAGAAAGACAAGTTAAAGAATTCAAATTTCATAAAAGGTCAAAAGTGAATGGTAATTCAAACAGTGTGGCTCCTGAGATTAAGACAGCTATTCTTCGTACCACCGAAGAAGGGAAAAAGTCAGAGCAATCCTCTCCATTAAGAAAACAACTTTCAGATGAAGTCTGTGATGATAGTCCAACATTTAAAAACCATTCTACTGCAGCT AGTCAGGCAAATACTATTAACAAACCAAAAAATGCAGTAATATATACTGAGAAAAGTATAAATCAAGAGAAAGCAAAGACAAATATACAGGCAGTAGAAAGTCCTAATCAAAAACCATCCTTTGTAAATTCCAATTCAGAAATGAAAGTCAATGTCACAGAAACTATGTCAAATAAACCCAGGCGCTTCAATATACAGTCAGAAATCGTAAAAGAATCGATCTGCAAAAATGAAACGAGTATGATTGGTGTTGGACGTGGTAGAAACATACCGTTTCATGAAGTTGCAGAACCAAAGAAAGCTAGAAGGACTAGAGGTCCGGTTCCTACACAAAGCAATAATGAAAGGACTTCGCACAGTCAAGTGGCACGACAAGAATCGTCTGAAGCGAATTGTGTACAAAATGTTCCTTTTCGACCAGCTTATAATGAAATTGCAAAGAAAAAACAAGTAAATAATACACGCAAATCAGATTCATCGGATAATCattaa
- the LOC117603673 gene encoding BRISC complex subunit FAM175B isoform X2 has protein sequence MADADFIITISGAALSLLFYENVRNCGDQMGFLLGETLEFVVKTYTDADNQIETVKIQNNIETVVTCPLPDLLHDSIGRINKENLKDFLRDKSKQVIGWFRFRRNTGLTPTMRDRILHKEFATHFSNGNCAKERFFVTCLLNSTTSDERGTHKFKHVFLRRTREIFEPVPLRINNLENNSFLQEGSDYKPPPTKRSSDLPDVFTNLIEPLNLNLTRTSDLESAITIQEAAEKYLNQLIPELCKSDLEVAELERQVKEFKFHKRSKVNGNSNSVAPEIKTAILRTTEEGKKSEQSSPLRKQLSDEVCDDSPTFKNHSTAASQANTINKPKNAVIYTEKSINQEKAKTNIQAVESPNQKPSFVNSNSEMKVNVTETMSNKPRRFNIQSEIVKESICKNETSMIGVGRGRNIPFHEVAEPKKARRTRGPVPTQSNNERTSHSQVARQESSEANCVQNVPFRPAYNEIAKKKQVNNTRKSDSSDNH, from the exons ATGGCGGATGCTGATTTTATCATTACAATTTCGGGCGCCGCTCTTTCCTTATTGTTTTACGAAAATGTTCGTAACTGTGGAGATCAG ATGGGATTCTTATTGGGAGAAACTCTTGAATTTGTAGTGAAAACATATACAGATGCGGACAATCAGATAGAAACAGTGAAGATACAGAATA atATTGAAACTGTTGTAACTTGCCCATTGCCAGATCTTTTACATGATTCTATTGGtagaattaataaagaaaatttaaaggaTTTCTTACGTGATAAAAGTAAACAAGTAATTGGTTGGTTTCGCTTTAGGCGAAATACAGGATTGACACCAACTATGAGAGACAGAATATTACATAAAGAATTTGCAACACACTTTTCTAATGGCAATTGTGCCAAAGAAAGGTTCTTTGTTACTTGTTTATTAAACTCTACAACAAGTGATGAAAGGGGCACACATAAATTTAAACATGTATTTTTAAGACGTACAAGAGA gATATTTGAACCAGTTCCTTTAAGGATAAATAATCtagaaaataattcatttcttcAGGAAGGTTCAGATTATAAACCTCCTCCTACTAAAAGGTCATCTGATTTACCAGATGTATTTACCAACCTTATAGAGCCTTTAAA TTTAAATTTGACAAGGACATCTGATTTGGAATCTGCTATTACTATACAAGAAGCAGCTGAAAAGTATTTGAATCAACTAATACCAGAATTATGCAAATCTGATCTTGAAGTGGCAGAGTTAGAAAGACAAGTTAAAGAATTCAAATTTCATAAAAGGTCAAAAGTGAATGGTAATTCAAACAGTGTGGCTCCTGAGATTAAGACAGCTATTCTTCGTACCACCGAAGAAGGGAAAAAGTCAGAGCAATCCTCTCCATTAAGAAAACAACTTTCAGATGAAGTCTGTGATGATAGTCCAACATTTAAAAACCATTCTACTGCAGCT AGTCAGGCAAATACTATTAACAAACCAAAAAATGCAGTAATATATACTGAGAAAAGTATAAATCAAGAGAAAGCAAAGACAAATATACAGGCAGTAGAAAGTCCTAATCAAAAACCATCCTTTGTAAATTCCAATTCAGAAATGAAAGTCAATGTCACAGAAACTATGTCAAATAAACCCAGGCGCTTCAATATACAGTCAGAAATCGTAAAAGAATCGATCTGCAAAAATGAAACGAGTATGATTGGTGTTGGACGTGGTAGAAACATACCGTTTCATGAAGTTGCAGAACCAAAGAAAGCTAGAAGGACTAGAGGTCCGGTTCCTACACAAAGCAATAATGAAAGGACTTCGCACAGTCAAGTGGCACGACAAGAATCGTCTGAAGCGAATTGTGTACAAAATGTTCCTTTTCGACCAGCTTATAATGAAATTGCAAAGAAAAAACAAGTAAATAATACACGCAAATCAGATTCATCGGATAATCattaa